The Spirosoma radiotolerans genome has a window encoding:
- a CDS encoding SusC/RagA family TonB-linked outer membrane protein gives MQSILSLRTGIGLLSLVLATLTGQAQAPRTTTIKGRVTDAGTNEGLPGANVVVKGAQQGTTTNANGQYTVTIPNGNTTLTFSSIGYVSQEVPVANKSTIDVALKSDDRSLNEVVVVGYGTQRKIETTGSIASIKSADLVQTPIVNVAQGIQARVAGVQIVQNSGAPGGNVSVRIRGTNSINGTSEPLYIVDGIQIANGSPTDNVATTSPLSTINPNDIESVEVLKDASATAIYGSRAANGVVLITTKRGKSGATRVSLESYYGVQKATKMLPVLNAAQFAQLDNEVFKNTFYPDPASLGEGTNWQKLIFREAAIQNHQLTINGGSEKTQLALSLNYFNQDGIIINSGFQRYSLRLNVDHRVSERIKIGTSILGSYSINKGVPYGSTNLGDADVVTSSILGAALGAPPTLKPYRADGSIYPFGEQANGQYREVANPLGLAAIYNQTATQRTLANLYGEVSLAKGLTYRASFNVDLQNSLRDTYSPRSIVSLTDLNDNSGSGSKTNSNGIVLLHESILTYSRQFAEHHSLKFTGVYATQTNLFNSNQINATGFPNDATGDEALQLALARTVNSNRTKEGLDSYLARINYGYKDKYFLDLTARADGSTKFGANHKYGFFPAVSAAWRIIEEPFLKNVGWLSDLKLRGSYGLTGNAGGISPYQSLAIVGSSNPNSSDYQFNHTYLTGINPLGIANPDLRWEKSTQANIGLDISVLNNRLSFVVDVYDKKTRDLLYIKTLPLSSGYGSITGNFAALENKGVELAANARILQGPLRWDVSANATMNRNKVLDLDGGTTQERFVTTYSILSVGQPLGLFKTYVFDGINQTGETILPGYDGRLGGHKVKDINGDGVISAADQVVTGNPNPKVIFGFSTNLAYKSFDLSAFFSGSQGNDIYNQARFAFETPLGQRNLLAGVANRWSPTNPSQEYASAAQGSRLPVSSRYVEDGSYVRMKNITLGYTLPKLNGVQRIRIYASGNNLFTLTKYSGFDPEVNSYAGSNTVIGVDNLVYPPARSFLGGIQVTF, from the coding sequence ATGCAATCTATTTTATCATTACGAACTGGGATCGGCTTGCTGAGTCTGGTATTGGCTACCCTGACAGGGCAGGCGCAGGCACCCCGAACCACAACCATTAAGGGGCGGGTGACCGACGCTGGCACAAACGAAGGACTGCCGGGGGCAAACGTAGTCGTGAAAGGCGCTCAGCAGGGAACCACAACGAATGCCAACGGACAATACACGGTAACCATTCCCAACGGAAATACAACCCTGACGTTCTCCTCGATTGGTTATGTGTCGCAGGAGGTTCCCGTTGCCAACAAAAGTACCATTGATGTGGCGCTGAAATCCGACGACCGGTCGCTGAACGAAGTGGTTGTGGTTGGCTACGGCACTCAGCGAAAAATTGAGACAACCGGCTCCATTGCGTCGATTAAATCCGCCGATCTGGTTCAAACGCCTATCGTCAACGTAGCCCAGGGCATACAGGCGCGGGTAGCAGGGGTTCAGATTGTACAAAATTCGGGCGCGCCGGGCGGCAATGTCAGCGTTCGGATTCGGGGTACGAACTCCATTAACGGAACCTCTGAACCGCTCTACATCGTGGACGGCATTCAGATTGCCAACGGAAGCCCAACCGATAACGTGGCAACGACTAGCCCTCTGTCAACCATCAATCCGAATGATATCGAATCGGTTGAGGTGCTGAAAGATGCTTCGGCGACGGCCATCTATGGCTCACGGGCCGCCAATGGCGTCGTTCTGATCACCACAAAGCGAGGAAAGAGTGGCGCCACCCGGGTTAGCCTGGAAAGCTATTATGGCGTACAGAAGGCTACTAAAATGCTTCCGGTTCTTAACGCAGCCCAGTTTGCCCAGTTGGATAATGAAGTCTTTAAAAACACCTTTTACCCGGACCCTGCCAGCTTGGGCGAAGGCACGAACTGGCAAAAACTGATTTTCCGGGAAGCGGCCATTCAAAATCATCAGTTGACCATTAACGGAGGCTCGGAGAAAACCCAACTGGCCCTGTCGCTGAATTACTTCAACCAGGATGGCATTATTATCAACTCTGGTTTTCAGCGCTATTCGCTCCGGCTCAACGTCGATCACCGTGTTAGTGAGCGGATCAAGATAGGGACCAGCATTCTGGGCAGTTATTCCATCAATAAAGGCGTTCCCTATGGCAGCACGAATCTGGGCGACGCCGATGTGGTAACCAGCAGTATTTTAGGCGCGGCCCTCGGTGCGCCACCCACGCTGAAACCATACCGTGCGGACGGCAGTATTTACCCGTTTGGCGAACAGGCCAATGGCCAGTATCGCGAAGTAGCCAATCCATTGGGGCTGGCCGCCATCTACAACCAGACAGCTACCCAGCGAACACTGGCCAACCTGTATGGCGAAGTCTCTCTGGCGAAAGGCTTAACCTACCGGGCTTCTTTCAACGTGGATTTGCAGAATAGCCTGCGCGACACGTATTCGCCCCGGTCCATTGTCAGCCTGACCGATCTAAATGATAATTCGGGTTCGGGCTCCAAAACAAATTCGAACGGAATCGTGCTGCTCCACGAAAGCATTCTAACCTACAGTCGCCAGTTTGCGGAGCACCACTCGCTAAAGTTCACCGGTGTATATGCTACCCAAACCAACCTGTTTAACTCGAATCAAATTAATGCTACGGGCTTTCCCAATGATGCAACGGGTGACGAAGCGTTGCAGCTAGCCCTGGCCCGGACCGTAAACAGCAACCGGACCAAAGAAGGATTAGACTCTTACCTGGCCCGGATTAACTACGGCTATAAGGACAAGTATTTTCTGGATTTGACCGCTCGGGCCGATGGATCTACAAAATTCGGAGCGAACCATAAATACGGTTTTTTCCCGGCGGTATCGGCAGCCTGGCGTATTATTGAAGAGCCTTTTCTCAAGAACGTTGGCTGGTTATCGGATTTAAAACTGCGCGGCAGCTACGGCTTAACGGGTAACGCGGGCGGCATCTCGCCCTATCAGTCGCTGGCTATAGTTGGCTCGTCTAACCCCAATTCATCTGATTACCAGTTTAATCATACTTATTTGACGGGTATTAATCCGCTGGGAATCGCCAACCCCGATCTGCGCTGGGAGAAATCGACTCAGGCTAATATTGGCCTGGATATCAGCGTACTGAACAACCGGCTGAGTTTCGTAGTCGACGTGTATGACAAGAAAACACGCGACCTGCTGTACATCAAGACATTGCCCTTATCATCGGGCTATGGCAGCATTACGGGCAATTTTGCGGCTCTCGAAAACAAAGGAGTCGAACTGGCGGCCAATGCCCGAATCTTGCAGGGCCCTCTCCGCTGGGACGTGTCGGCAAATGCGACCATGAACCGCAACAAAGTGCTTGATCTGGATGGCGGCACTACCCAGGAACGCTTCGTGACAACCTACAGCATTTTGAGCGTCGGGCAACCGCTGGGCCTGTTCAAAACGTACGTTTTTGATGGAATAAACCAAACGGGCGAAACCATTCTGCCCGGCTACGACGGTCGTTTGGGTGGCCATAAAGTGAAAGATATCAATGGAGATGGTGTTATCTCAGCGGCCGACCAGGTGGTTACAGGCAATCCGAATCCCAAAGTTATTTTCGGTTTTTCGACCAATCTGGCCTATAAAAGTTTTGACTTGAGCGCCTTCTTTTCGGGGTCGCAGGGCAATGACATCTACAACCAGGCCCGGTTTGCGTTTGAGACGCCCCTTGGTCAGCGCAATTTGCTGGCGGGTGTCGCCAACCGCTGGTCGCCCACGAACCCCAGCCAGGAATATGCCAGCGCAGCCCAGGGCAGCCGCCTTCCGGTTAGCAGCCGATACGTGGAAGACGGTTCCTACGTGCGGATGAAAAACATAACGCTGGGGTACACACTGCCTAAACTAAATGGTGTCCAGCGCATCCGGATCTATGCCAGCGGCAACAATCTCTTTACCCTTACCAAGTACAGCGGCTTCGATCCCGAAGTAAACTCCTACGCGGGTAGCAACACGGTCATTGGCGTCGACAACTTAGTTTATCCCCCTGCCCGGTCGTTTCTGGGTGGAATCCAGGTCACATTTTAA
- a CDS encoding LacI family DNA-binding transcriptional regulator, with product MATHQTTIIDIARALGISKSTVSRALTGHANVNEKTRQRILDMAAQVDYQRNQLAISLLTNRTGTVGIIVPEFISFFFPKVIIGAQEEMAKSGYNVVICHSNESYETEVSNAKALLASRVDGLIVSHTKETRNFDHFKVFQRKGIPVVFFNRVCEDMAVSNVTVDDYNGAFRAVEHLIQTGRRRIAHLAGPDTLANSRNRLNGYRDALRHYGLPIDPELVIAYDLNLDKANIYVNHLLNLPNPPDALFAMNDPTALEALNVAKRRGLSVPDDLAIVGFSDDPMSALIEPGLTTVAQPVDEIGQQTANLLLRQLQAKEDEFEPERIILPTSLIVRGSTVKAV from the coding sequence GTGGCTACTCATCAGACAACCATTATCGACATTGCCCGTGCGCTGGGAATATCCAAATCGACGGTATCACGGGCCTTAACGGGTCATGCAAATGTTAATGAGAAAACCCGGCAGCGCATACTCGATATGGCCGCTCAGGTCGATTATCAGCGGAATCAACTGGCTATATCCCTGCTGACGAACCGTACTGGAACGGTGGGTATCATTGTGCCAGAGTTTATCAGTTTCTTTTTCCCGAAAGTCATTATCGGAGCGCAGGAGGAGATGGCCAAATCGGGCTATAATGTCGTTATCTGCCATTCAAATGAGTCGTATGAAACGGAAGTGTCCAACGCGAAAGCCTTATTGGCGAGTCGGGTGGATGGCCTGATTGTGTCGCACACGAAAGAAACCCGCAACTTCGATCACTTCAAGGTTTTCCAGCGGAAAGGCATTCCAGTCGTATTTTTCAACCGCGTTTGCGAGGATATGGCAGTATCGAACGTAACGGTGGATGATTATAACGGCGCGTTTCGGGCGGTCGAGCACCTCATTCAAACGGGCCGACGGCGGATTGCCCATCTGGCCGGGCCCGATACGCTCGCCAATAGCCGCAACCGGCTCAATGGCTATCGGGATGCCCTGCGGCACTATGGGCTGCCGATAGACCCAGAGTTGGTTATCGCCTATGATCTGAATCTCGACAAGGCAAATATTTATGTAAACCACCTGTTGAACTTACCGAACCCGCCCGATGCTCTGTTCGCCATGAATGACCCCACAGCGCTCGAAGCCCTGAACGTGGCCAAACGTCGGGGTCTATCAGTGCCCGACGATCTGGCTATTGTGGGTTTTAGTGACGATCCGATGTCGGCCCTGATCGAGCCGGGCCTAACGACGGTCGCCCAGCCCGTCGACGAAATAGGGCAGCAAACGGCGAATTTATTACTTCGGCAGTTGCAGGCAAAAGAAGATGAGTTTGAGCCTGAACGGATTATACTACCAACAAGCTTGATTGTCCGGGGCTCAACCGTGAAGGCTGTATAG
- a CDS encoding DUF7133 domain-containing protein codes for MKNKLWLPGLLSFSMLVVTCKVVQQAPQDSAKNTAATDTVPAFVSNPSPAQLTPEQSLKAFRVPKGYHMELVASDPMIREPVAIAWDGNAKMYVAEMDTYMQDADGSGEHDAISRVMLLEDTNNDGKMDKSSVFIDKLLLPRMILCVDHELLVNETDTYDIYSYKDTNGDGVADQKKSVYHVGKKSPGNLEHQRSGLDWNLDNYIYETVDPVRFRYTKNGLKADSLPSGSNGQWGLTHDNYGRLFFSRAGGEIPASGFQINPVYGGLEFPDQYSEEFNAVWPIMATPDIQGGLNRLRLPDSTLNHFTASNGQSIFRGDKLPADLVGDYLIGEPVARIIRRAKVINTNGKLRLENAYKQQEFIASTDMNFRPVNTYTGPDGCLYIVDMNRGIIQESQWTPKGSYLRPQIERLGLDKNIQHGRIFRLVHDGMKPGPKPHMLDEPSAKLVTYLDHPNGWWRDNAQKQLVVLGDKSVVPMLKQIASGQQGSLAKQPSALGRLHALWTLEGLEAIDKDMVLMAMKDADPQVRRAAVVISERYVKQDDDQVIEALRALKTDPSYDVRTQLVLSLHASKAAKANTLASEIIEQSANNEMLVSAQKSLLKNDAVKTYGLRLGRLEPEDRKMVMAGANTFKTLCASCHGPDGKGLAVGGSSMVAPPLFASKRVVGDKDVLIKILLNGLSGPVDEKTYPDVMPSMAANDDEWIASVLSYIRYEFGYTGNFPPYTPPPGPRPSGSGPPPEIVKRRGYKPFVKAEDVKRIREQTTGRTKAWTLADLEKVGE; via the coding sequence ATGAAAAATAAGCTCTGGCTACCAGGCTTGCTTTCGTTCTCGATGCTGGTCGTTACCTGTAAGGTCGTACAGCAAGCTCCGCAGGATAGCGCAAAAAATACGGCAGCTACAGACACTGTCCCGGCCTTTGTTTCCAATCCATCGCCTGCACAACTGACGCCCGAGCAGAGCCTGAAGGCCTTTCGGGTGCCCAAAGGCTACCATATGGAACTGGTCGCCAGCGATCCGATGATCAGGGAGCCAGTGGCGATTGCCTGGGACGGAAACGCCAAAATGTATGTAGCCGAAATGGATACCTACATGCAGGACGCCGATGGTTCCGGTGAGCACGACGCGATCAGTCGGGTTATGCTGCTCGAAGACACCAACAACGACGGTAAAATGGACAAAAGCTCCGTTTTCATCGACAAGCTTCTGTTGCCCCGCATGATTTTGTGCGTTGACCACGAGTTGCTGGTCAACGAAACCGATACCTACGACATTTATAGTTATAAAGATACCAATGGCGATGGGGTAGCCGATCAGAAAAAATCGGTTTACCATGTCGGTAAAAAATCGCCCGGTAATCTGGAACACCAGCGCAGTGGACTGGACTGGAATCTGGACAACTACATTTACGAAACGGTTGATCCGGTGCGGTTTCGCTACACCAAAAATGGCCTTAAAGCAGACTCGCTGCCCAGCGGCTCCAATGGCCAATGGGGGCTTACCCACGATAACTACGGCCGGTTATTTTTCTCGCGGGCGGGTGGCGAAATTCCGGCATCGGGCTTTCAGATTAACCCCGTTTATGGTGGACTGGAATTTCCAGATCAATACAGTGAAGAATTCAACGCGGTCTGGCCGATTATGGCTACACCCGATATTCAGGGTGGTCTGAACCGGCTCCGGTTGCCCGATAGTACACTGAATCACTTCACGGCCAGCAATGGGCAGTCTATCTTCCGGGGTGACAAACTACCCGCTGATCTGGTGGGTGATTACCTGATTGGCGAACCCGTTGCCCGGATTATCCGCCGGGCTAAAGTGATCAATACAAACGGAAAGCTAAGGCTGGAAAACGCCTATAAACAGCAGGAGTTTATCGCATCAACCGATATGAATTTCCGGCCCGTAAACACCTATACCGGTCCAGATGGCTGTTTGTACATCGTGGACATGAACCGGGGTATTATTCAGGAATCGCAGTGGACACCGAAAGGAAGCTACCTGCGGCCCCAGATCGAACGGCTGGGACTGGACAAGAATATTCAGCATGGCCGCATTTTCCGGCTGGTGCACGATGGCATGAAGCCGGGTCCAAAACCGCACATGCTCGATGAGCCCAGCGCCAAACTGGTTACCTACCTCGATCATCCGAATGGCTGGTGGCGCGATAATGCCCAGAAGCAACTCGTTGTGCTGGGTGATAAGTCGGTGGTTCCGATGCTGAAGCAGATCGCTTCGGGCCAGCAAGGCTCGTTGGCTAAACAGCCATCGGCGCTTGGCCGTTTGCATGCCTTGTGGACGCTGGAAGGCCTGGAGGCTATCGACAAAGATATGGTACTTATGGCGATGAAAGACGCTGACCCACAAGTTCGGCGGGCGGCTGTCGTGATTAGTGAGCGGTATGTAAAGCAGGATGATGATCAGGTTATCGAGGCCTTACGGGCCCTTAAAACCGATCCCAGCTATGATGTCAGGACGCAATTGGTGTTGTCGCTGCACGCCAGCAAGGCCGCTAAAGCCAACACGCTTGCCAGCGAGATCATTGAGCAGAGCGCTAACAACGAAATGCTAGTCAGCGCTCAGAAAAGTTTATTGAAGAATGACGCCGTCAAAACCTACGGCTTGCGGCTGGGCCGGCTCGAACCCGAAGACCGGAAGATGGTTATGGCCGGTGCCAATACTTTTAAAACTCTGTGTGCCAGCTGTCATGGTCCCGATGGAAAAGGCCTGGCCGTTGGCGGAAGCAGCATGGTTGCTCCTCCATTATTTGCCTCGAAACGAGTGGTAGGTGATAAAGATGTGCTGATTAAAATCCTGTTGAATGGCTTATCCGGCCCCGTCGACGAGAAAACCTATCCCGATGTTATGCCATCTATGGCGGCCAATGACGACGAATGGATTGCTTCTGTCCTGAGCTATATCCGGTATGAATTTGGCTACACGGGTAATTTTCCGCCGTATACACCACCGCCTGGTCCCCGGCCCTCGGGCAGTGGCCCTCCGCCGGAAATTGTGAAACGCCGAGGCTATAAACCCTTTGTGAAAGCGGAGGATGTGAAGCGCATACGCGAGCAAACAACGGGACGAACCAAAGCCTGGACGTTGGCCGATCTGGAAAAAGTGGGCGAGTAA
- a CDS encoding alpha/beta hydrolase family protein: MKARALIACYAMSLTMALAQPNPARPDLCQGAYFTEAEGAAALQKFAQTHHDRASWEARAKLIRQGLRDGMQLPEKPKFAPLQPIRHSLKKLNGYTVENVAFESIPGFFVTGNLYKPLNAAGKLPAILCPHGHTAKEDARFVEQTQQRCATMARLGAVVFVYDMLGYGDSKQTSHKLPEALKLQTLNGMRSLDFLMSLPEVNKNRIAMSGESGGGTQTFLLTALDPRIKVSVPVVMVSAHFFGGCTCESGMPIHKRPTHQTSNVELAALAAPRPMLLVSDGKDWTKNTPDVEFPYIQTIYGYYGAKDQVENVHLPTEGHDYGPNKRAAAYRFLAKALKLDLNRILKNGEIDESPNTLLEPAALMVFDAAHPRPARAVMGDEAVIALLK; encoded by the coding sequence ATGAAAGCCCGAGCCCTGATTGCCTGCTATGCCATGAGCCTGACAATGGCCCTTGCCCAACCGAACCCGGCACGGCCTGATTTATGCCAGGGAGCCTATTTTACGGAAGCAGAAGGAGCAGCCGCCTTACAAAAGTTTGCCCAGACTCATCATGACCGTGCCAGTTGGGAAGCACGCGCTAAACTGATTCGGCAGGGCCTTCGGGATGGGATGCAGTTGCCTGAAAAGCCGAAATTTGCCCCACTTCAGCCCATTCGGCATAGTTTGAAGAAATTGAACGGCTATACGGTCGAGAATGTAGCTTTTGAGAGTATACCGGGCTTTTTCGTAACCGGTAATCTGTATAAACCACTTAATGCGGCTGGCAAATTACCGGCCATTCTCTGTCCACATGGGCATACCGCCAAAGAGGATGCCCGCTTTGTAGAGCAAACTCAGCAGCGGTGCGCCACCATGGCCCGCCTAGGAGCCGTTGTGTTTGTTTATGACATGCTTGGCTATGGCGATTCAAAGCAGACGTCGCACAAATTACCCGAAGCGCTGAAACTGCAAACCCTGAACGGCATGCGCTCGCTTGATTTCCTGATGAGCTTACCCGAGGTAAATAAAAACCGGATAGCCATGTCGGGGGAGTCGGGTGGGGGAACCCAAACGTTTCTGCTGACGGCGCTCGATCCGCGGATTAAGGTGTCGGTGCCCGTCGTCATGGTGTCGGCGCACTTTTTCGGAGGTTGCACCTGCGAGAGCGGCATGCCCATTCATAAGCGGCCCACCCACCAGACCAGTAATGTGGAGCTGGCCGCATTAGCCGCTCCACGACCGATGCTGCTTGTGTCTGATGGGAAAGACTGGACAAAGAATACGCCCGACGTTGAATTCCCATACATCCAAACCATTTATGGCTATTATGGCGCAAAAGATCAGGTCGAAAACGTGCATCTGCCAACCGAGGGTCATGATTATGGGCCTAACAAACGGGCAGCTGCCTATCGGTTTCTGGCTAAAGCACTAAAGCTGGATTTGAATCGGATTCTCAAGAATGGAGAGATCGACGAAAGCCCTAATACATTGCTGGAGCCAGCCGCTTTGATGGTCTTCGATGCAGCTCACCCGCGCCCGGCCCGTGCTGTTATGGGCGACGAAGCGGTGATTGCTTTGTTGAAGTAA
- a CDS encoding Gfo/Idh/MocA family protein, with amino-acid sequence MDIFNINRRRFIQGTTASLALSAFGARGMDLMNPPKAYRVGLIGTGWYGKSDLFRLIQVAPVEVVALCDVDKNMLAGAAKLVSQRQKSGKTPKLYGDYKKMLAENQMDIVLIGTPDHWHALQMIDCVKAGSHVYVQKPISVDVMEGEAMVAAARKYNKVVQVGTQRKSTPHLIRAKKEIVDAGLLGKISHVEMSCDLHMRNNGNPPVQAVPDFLDYEMWTGPAPLRPYDGLPHVRWWRTFMEYGNGITGDMCVHMFDTVRWMMNLGWPKRISSHGGIYVQKEGKSNISDTQSALFEYDDLNCVWHHKTWGTANNPDYPWSFTLYGEKGTLWGSTMQCDFIPDGKGEKIHLDVVYEKEKYPEDVTEDTNPKIELNAAPATRLHMLNFLDAIDKNSRPVADIEQGHISTASCILANMAMKTGRPMVYDPVKREVVGDKEATKMLARDYRSPYTHPDPKKV; translated from the coding sequence ATGGATATTTTCAATATCAACCGTCGTCGTTTTATTCAGGGCACTACTGCCTCGCTCGCTCTTTCGGCCTTTGGGGCGAGGGGTATGGATCTCATGAACCCGCCCAAGGCTTACCGGGTTGGTCTGATCGGTACGGGATGGTATGGTAAAAGCGATTTGTTCCGTCTTATTCAGGTAGCTCCCGTAGAAGTCGTTGCGCTTTGTGATGTCGATAAAAACATGCTGGCCGGTGCCGCAAAACTGGTGAGCCAGCGACAAAAATCGGGTAAGACGCCCAAGCTCTATGGCGATTACAAAAAAATGCTGGCCGAGAATCAGATGGACATCGTGCTCATTGGCACCCCCGACCACTGGCATGCGCTACAAATGATCGACTGCGTGAAAGCAGGCTCCCATGTCTACGTACAAAAGCCAATTAGCGTCGACGTGATGGAAGGCGAAGCGATGGTTGCGGCAGCCCGGAAGTATAACAAGGTGGTGCAGGTTGGTACGCAGCGCAAAAGTACGCCACACCTGATCCGAGCGAAAAAAGAGATCGTCGATGCCGGATTACTCGGGAAAATATCGCACGTGGAGATGTCCTGCGACCTCCATATGCGCAACAATGGCAACCCACCCGTGCAGGCCGTCCCCGATTTTCTGGATTACGAAATGTGGACAGGTCCCGCTCCGCTACGCCCCTATGACGGCTTGCCGCATGTGCGCTGGTGGCGGACATTCATGGAGTATGGGAATGGCATTACGGGCGATATGTGCGTGCACATGTTCGACACGGTTCGCTGGATGATGAATCTTGGCTGGCCCAAACGGATTAGTTCGCACGGGGGTATTTATGTTCAGAAAGAGGGCAAATCGAATATTTCTGACACCCAATCGGCGCTATTTGAATACGATGACCTGAATTGTGTCTGGCATCACAAAACCTGGGGCACGGCCAACAATCCGGATTATCCCTGGTCATTTACGCTCTACGGCGAAAAAGGAACGTTGTGGGGCAGCACCATGCAGTGCGACTTTATTCCCGATGGCAAAGGCGAAAAAATACACCTGGATGTTGTCTACGAAAAAGAGAAATACCCCGAAGATGTTACGGAAGATACGAATCCGAAAATTGAGTTGAACGCAGCCCCGGCAACCCGTTTGCACATGCTCAATTTCCTGGATGCCATCGACAAAAACAGCCGTCCTGTCGCTGACATCGAACAAGGACATATCTCGACCGCGAGCTGTATTCTGGCCAATATGGCCATGAAAACCGGCCGCCCGATGGTCTATGACCCCGTAAAACGGGAAGTGGTGGGCGACAAAGAAGCGACCAAAATGCTGGCCCGAGACTATCGTTCGCCATACACCCATCCCGATCCGAAGAAGGTGTAG